One Triticum dicoccoides isolate Atlit2015 ecotype Zavitan chromosome 4B, WEW_v2.0, whole genome shotgun sequence genomic window carries:
- the LOC119291156 gene encoding protein VAC14 homolog isoform X2 yields the protein MAADALSIIPGAVLRNLADKLYEKRKNAALEIEGIVKQLSTAGEHDKIAAVIGLLTNDFTYSPQANHRKGGLIGLAAVTVGLTSEAAQHLELIVPPVLNSFLDQDSRVRYYACEALYNIAKVVRGDFIIYFNKIFDALCKLSADSDANVQSAAHLLDRLVKDIVTESDQFSIEEFIPLLRERMNVLNPYVRQFLVGWITVLDSVPDIDMLGFLPDFLDGLFNMLSDSSHEIRQQADAALSEFLQEIKNSPNVDYGRMAEILVRRAGSPDEFTRLTSITWINEFVKLGGEQLVPYYADILGAILPCISDEEEKIRVVARETNEELRAIKADQAEGFDIGAILVIAKRELNSEHEATRIEALHWFSTLLVRGRAEFSAYLDGIFEPLLNALSDPSDAVVLLVLEVHARIAEEYHHFQHLMSYLIHTFHNNHVLLEKRGALIVRRLCVLLGAEKVYREFSTILQTEGDLDFASTMVQALNLILLTSTELAELRSLLKKSLVDTCGKDLFLSLYASWCHSPMATISLCLLAQAYNHASSVIQSLGEEDINVKFLVQLDKLIRLLETPVFAYLRLQLLEPGKHTWLLKTLYGLLMLLPQQSVAFKILRTRLKTVPFSENLKRTSSANPYSQILQVTEDGNRNQDAPNYSAIDFSSRLQQFGSMQQQHRNHLKNQLQSRKSASAAVLSQEIQRYEESQSSSTPEISRPPSRAPKAIS from the exons atggccgCCGACGCGCTCTCCATCATCCCGGGCGCCGTGCTGCGCAACCTCGCCGACAAGCTCTACGAGAAGCGGAAGAACGCCGCGCTCGAG ATTGAGGGGATCGTGAAGCAGCTGTCCACGGCGGGGGAGCACGACAAGATTGCGGCTGTGATCGGGCTGCTCACAAACGATTTCACATACTCCCCCCAGGCGAACCACCGGAAG GGCGGATTGATTGGGCTCGCGGCAGTTACTGTAGGCCTCACCAGTGAGGCTGCTCAGCACCTCGAG CTAATTGTACCTCCCGTGCTTAATTCTTTCCTGGACCAAGATAGCAGAGTGCGCTACTATGCCTGTGAAGCGCTATATAACATAGCAAAG GTTGTAAGAGGGGATTTTATCATCTACTTCAACAAGATTTTTGATGCGCTATGCAAACTGTCTGCAGATTCTGATGCAAATGTGCAGAGTGCAGCTCATCTTCTTGACAGGCTTGTCAAG GATATTGTAACTGAGAGTGATCAATTCAG CATAGAAGAATTTATACCACTCTTGAGAGAACGCATGAATGTGCTGAATCCTTATGTGCGACAATTTTTGGTGGGATGGATCACGGTTTTAGACAGTGTGCCTGATATTGACATGCTTGGTTTCCTTCCTGATTTTCTTGATG GCTTATTTAATATGCTGAGTGATTCCAGTCATGAGATAAGGCAGCAAGCAGATGCAGCACTTTCAGAGTTTCTGCAGGAAATAAAAAATTCACCA AATGTAGATTATGGTCGTATGGCTGAAATTCTTGTTAGGAGGGCAGGCTCTCCTGATGAATTCACTCGTTTGACATCTATCACATGG ATCAACGAGTTTGTGAAACTTGGTGGGGAACAACTAGTCCCTTACTATGCAGATATCTTGGGAGCTATCTTGCCATGCATCTCTGACGAGGAGGAGAAAATTCGAGTG GTTGCACGTGAAACTAATGAGGAACTTCGAGCTATAAAAGCTGATCAAGCCGAGGGATTTGACATTGGAGCGATTCTTGTGATCGCAAAGAG AGAATTGAATAGCGAACATGAAGCCACTCGGATTGAGGCATTGCACTGGTTTTCCACTTTACTAGTTCGAGGTCGTGCTGAG TTCTCGGCATACCTGGATGGCATTTTTGAACCACTTCTAAATGCACTCTCCGATCCTTCAGATGCG GTTGTCCTTTTAGTGTTGGAAGTTCATGCACGCATAGCTGAAGAGTATCATCACTTCCAGCATCTCATGTCTTACTTAATCCACACTTTCCACAACAATCATGTTCTTCTGGAGAA GCGTGGTGCTTTGATTGTTCGTCGACTTTGTGTTCTTCTGGGTGCTGAAAAAGTTTATCGAGAGTTTTCTACTATTCTTCAGACTGAAGGTGACCTTGATTTTGCCTCCACCATGGTTCAG GCACTGAATTTGATTTTGCTCACATCTACTGAACTTGCGGAGCTGCGGTCTCTTCTTAAGAAGTCATTGGTGGATACTTGTGGGAAGGACTTATTTCTATCTTTATACGCTTCTTGGTGCCACTCTCCAATGGCTACAATCAGCTTGTGCTTACTCGCTCAG GCATACAATCATGCGAGTTCTGTTATTCAGTCTCTGGGAGAAGAAGACATAAATGTGAAGTTTCTGGTGCAGCTAGATAAATTGATCCGTCTATTAGAGACTCCAGTATTTGCTTACTTGCGTTTACAG CTTCTTGAGCCTGGAAAACACacttggcttctgaaaacactttacGGTCTCCTTATGCTCTTGCCTCAG CAAAGTGTGGCCTTCAAGATCTTGAGGACGCGACTGAAGACGGTTCCTTTCAGTGAAAATCTCAAGCGCACATCTTCTGCAAATCCATACTCTCAGATTCTACAAGTGACAGAAGATGGCAATCGAAATCAAGATGCGCCAAACTATAGCGCAATCGATTTTTCATCTCGTCTCCAGCAATTTGGGAGCATGCAGCAGCAGCACCGAAACCATTTGAAGAATCAACTGCAATCTCGAAAATCCGCTTCAGCAGCAGTGTTATCGCAG GAGATTCAAAGATATGAAGAATCACAATCCTCCTCAACACCAGAGATAAGCAGGCCCCCATCTAGAGCACCCAAAGCCATTTCATGA
- the LOC119291156 gene encoding protein VAC14 homolog isoform X1 encodes MAADALSIIPGAVLRNLADKLYEKRKNAALEIEGIVKQLSTAGEHDKIAAVIGLLTNDFTYSPQANHRKQGGLIGLAAVTVGLTSEAAQHLELIVPPVLNSFLDQDSRVRYYACEALYNIAKVVRGDFIIYFNKIFDALCKLSADSDANVQSAAHLLDRLVKDIVTESDQFSIEEFIPLLRERMNVLNPYVRQFLVGWITVLDSVPDIDMLGFLPDFLDGLFNMLSDSSHEIRQQADAALSEFLQEIKNSPNVDYGRMAEILVRRAGSPDEFTRLTSITWINEFVKLGGEQLVPYYADILGAILPCISDEEEKIRVVARETNEELRAIKADQAEGFDIGAILVIAKRELNSEHEATRIEALHWFSTLLVRGRAEFSAYLDGIFEPLLNALSDPSDAVVLLVLEVHARIAEEYHHFQHLMSYLIHTFHNNHVLLEKRGALIVRRLCVLLGAEKVYREFSTILQTEGDLDFASTMVQALNLILLTSTELAELRSLLKKSLVDTCGKDLFLSLYASWCHSPMATISLCLLAQAYNHASSVIQSLGEEDINVKFLVQLDKLIRLLETPVFAYLRLQLLEPGKHTWLLKTLYGLLMLLPQQSVAFKILRTRLKTVPFSENLKRTSSANPYSQILQVTEDGNRNQDAPNYSAIDFSSRLQQFGSMQQQHRNHLKNQLQSRKSASAAVLSQEIQRYEESQSSSTPEISRPPSRAPKAIS; translated from the exons atggccgCCGACGCGCTCTCCATCATCCCGGGCGCCGTGCTGCGCAACCTCGCCGACAAGCTCTACGAGAAGCGGAAGAACGCCGCGCTCGAG ATTGAGGGGATCGTGAAGCAGCTGTCCACGGCGGGGGAGCACGACAAGATTGCGGCTGTGATCGGGCTGCTCACAAACGATTTCACATACTCCCCCCAGGCGAACCACCGGAAG CAGGGCGGATTGATTGGGCTCGCGGCAGTTACTGTAGGCCTCACCAGTGAGGCTGCTCAGCACCTCGAG CTAATTGTACCTCCCGTGCTTAATTCTTTCCTGGACCAAGATAGCAGAGTGCGCTACTATGCCTGTGAAGCGCTATATAACATAGCAAAG GTTGTAAGAGGGGATTTTATCATCTACTTCAACAAGATTTTTGATGCGCTATGCAAACTGTCTGCAGATTCTGATGCAAATGTGCAGAGTGCAGCTCATCTTCTTGACAGGCTTGTCAAG GATATTGTAACTGAGAGTGATCAATTCAG CATAGAAGAATTTATACCACTCTTGAGAGAACGCATGAATGTGCTGAATCCTTATGTGCGACAATTTTTGGTGGGATGGATCACGGTTTTAGACAGTGTGCCTGATATTGACATGCTTGGTTTCCTTCCTGATTTTCTTGATG GCTTATTTAATATGCTGAGTGATTCCAGTCATGAGATAAGGCAGCAAGCAGATGCAGCACTTTCAGAGTTTCTGCAGGAAATAAAAAATTCACCA AATGTAGATTATGGTCGTATGGCTGAAATTCTTGTTAGGAGGGCAGGCTCTCCTGATGAATTCACTCGTTTGACATCTATCACATGG ATCAACGAGTTTGTGAAACTTGGTGGGGAACAACTAGTCCCTTACTATGCAGATATCTTGGGAGCTATCTTGCCATGCATCTCTGACGAGGAGGAGAAAATTCGAGTG GTTGCACGTGAAACTAATGAGGAACTTCGAGCTATAAAAGCTGATCAAGCCGAGGGATTTGACATTGGAGCGATTCTTGTGATCGCAAAGAG AGAATTGAATAGCGAACATGAAGCCACTCGGATTGAGGCATTGCACTGGTTTTCCACTTTACTAGTTCGAGGTCGTGCTGAG TTCTCGGCATACCTGGATGGCATTTTTGAACCACTTCTAAATGCACTCTCCGATCCTTCAGATGCG GTTGTCCTTTTAGTGTTGGAAGTTCATGCACGCATAGCTGAAGAGTATCATCACTTCCAGCATCTCATGTCTTACTTAATCCACACTTTCCACAACAATCATGTTCTTCTGGAGAA GCGTGGTGCTTTGATTGTTCGTCGACTTTGTGTTCTTCTGGGTGCTGAAAAAGTTTATCGAGAGTTTTCTACTATTCTTCAGACTGAAGGTGACCTTGATTTTGCCTCCACCATGGTTCAG GCACTGAATTTGATTTTGCTCACATCTACTGAACTTGCGGAGCTGCGGTCTCTTCTTAAGAAGTCATTGGTGGATACTTGTGGGAAGGACTTATTTCTATCTTTATACGCTTCTTGGTGCCACTCTCCAATGGCTACAATCAGCTTGTGCTTACTCGCTCAG GCATACAATCATGCGAGTTCTGTTATTCAGTCTCTGGGAGAAGAAGACATAAATGTGAAGTTTCTGGTGCAGCTAGATAAATTGATCCGTCTATTAGAGACTCCAGTATTTGCTTACTTGCGTTTACAG CTTCTTGAGCCTGGAAAACACacttggcttctgaaaacactttacGGTCTCCTTATGCTCTTGCCTCAG CAAAGTGTGGCCTTCAAGATCTTGAGGACGCGACTGAAGACGGTTCCTTTCAGTGAAAATCTCAAGCGCACATCTTCTGCAAATCCATACTCTCAGATTCTACAAGTGACAGAAGATGGCAATCGAAATCAAGATGCGCCAAACTATAGCGCAATCGATTTTTCATCTCGTCTCCAGCAATTTGGGAGCATGCAGCAGCAGCACCGAAACCATTTGAAGAATCAACTGCAATCTCGAAAATCCGCTTCAGCAGCAGTGTTATCGCAG GAGATTCAAAGATATGAAGAATCACAATCCTCCTCAACACCAGAGATAAGCAGGCCCCCATCTAGAGCACCCAAAGCCATTTCATGA